Proteins from a genomic interval of Papaver somniferum cultivar HN1 chromosome 4, ASM357369v1, whole genome shotgun sequence:
- the LOC113274916 gene encoding LIM domain-containing protein WLIM2b-like codes for MSFTGTLDKCNACDKTVYVVDLLSADGVSYHKSCFKCTHCKGTLVMSNYSSMDGVLYCKPHFEQLFKETGDYKKNFHTAPRPDRQNDMSRTPSKLSYLFSGTQDKCATCKKTAYPLEKVTVEGESYHKTCFKCSHGGCALTPSSYAALNGILYCKHHFAQLFKEKGSYNHLLKQASIKRNAALASESDAEAETSAEPEGAAEPNQTQEQ; via the exons atgtcATTCACTGGGACTTTGGATAAGTGTAATGCTTGCGATAAGACTGTTTATGTCGTCGATTTATTATCCGCGGATGGCGTTTCTTATCATAAATCATGCTTCAAATGCACTCATTGCAAAGGGACTCTTGTG ATGAGTAACTACTCTTCCATGGATGGAGTTCTTTACTGCAAGCCCCATTTCGAACAGCTATTCAAGGAAACAGGAGATTACAAGAAGAATTTTCATACAG CTCCAAGACCTGACAGGCAAAATGATATG tcTAGGACTCCTAGCAAGCTCTCATACTTGTTCTCTGGAACCCAAGACAAATGCGCTACATGTAAAAAAACAGCTTATCCTCTTGAGAAG GTAACTGTGGAGGGGGAATCTTACCATAAGACATGTTTCAAGTGTTCGCACGGAGGATGTGCACTGACACCATCATCTTATGCTGCTTTGAATGGAATCCTTTACTGCAAACATCATTTTGCACAATTGTTCAAAGAGAAGGGAAGTTACAATCATTTATTAAAACAAGCTTCAATTAAGCGCAACGCTGCATTGGCCTCTGAATCAGATGCAGAAGCAGAAACGTCCGCAGAGCCAGAAGGAGCAGCAGAACCAAACCAAACACAGGAACAATAA
- the LOC113274915 gene encoding WD repeat-containing protein RUP2-like — MNITHPQQQEQEVEEEEGEKEDEKANNEWKFKLSTVISSQSSTSSRAASDTVGVLEFDPSDQLLATGGIARKIRIYNISSLLLGDTTSLRKLDHLTACEYYICTPAKLSSIRWKPNTSGSVIGSGDYDGVVTEYNLEKRVPVFERDEHGGRRIWSVDYSHWVGASGSDDGTTQLWDTRCRGDECVAVVQPSVGRSPVCSVEFDPFGSGLIAMGCADRNAYTYDVRKTDKPVSVFVGHEKTVSYVRFLGEHMMVTAGTDGCLKLWNTVNAHSMRTFKGHVNYRSFVGLSVWRNGGLIGCGSESNEVFVYDKRWSEPIWLGGLEGTLGPESEDKFVSGVCWRQQVKEDECTLVAGGSDGALQVYLGKKKA, encoded by the coding sequence ATGAACATCACTCATCCACAACAACaagaacaagaagtagaagaagaagaaggagaaaaagaagacgagAAGGCTAATAATGAATGGAAATTCAAACTCTCAACTGTTATTTCTTCTCAGTCGTCAACTAGTAGCAGAGCAGCATCCGACACGGTTGGCGTCCTCGAGTTCGACCCATCAGATCAGTTGTTAGCAACAGGAGGAATCGCAAGAAAGATTAGAATTTATAACATAAGTTCTCTGCTGTTGGGAGATACCACGTCTTTACGGAAACTTGATCATCTTACAGCGTGTGAGTATTACATTTGTACACCAGCTAAGCTAAGTAGTATCCGGTGGAAGCCGAATACGTCCGGGAGTGTAATCGGGTCAGGAGATTACGATGGGGTCGTTACGGAGTATAATCTCGAAAAACGGGTGCCTGTTTTCGAGCGAGATGAACATGGAGGTCGCCGGATATGGAGTGTTGATTACTCGCATTGGGTTGGGGCGTCAGGCTCCGATGATGGAACTACACAGTTATGGGATACACGTTGCAGAGGTGATGAATGTGTGGCTGTTGTACAACCTAGTGTGGGTCGGAGCCCCGTTTGTTCTGTCGAATTTGACCCGTTTGGTAGTGGGTTGATCGCAATGGGATGTGCAGATCGGAACGCATACACATACGATGTCCGAAAGACTGACAAACCAGTTTCAGTGTTTGTTGGGCATGAAAAAACAGTTTCTTACGTTAGATTTCTGGGAGAACATATGATGGTTACAGCAGGAACCGATGGTTGTCTTAAGCTCTGGAACACGGTGAATGCGCATTCCATGCGTACGTTTAAAGGGCACGTCAATTACAGAAGCTTTGTCGGTTTATCGGTGTGGAGAAACGGTGGGTTGATCGGATGTGGGTCTGAGAGCAATGAAGTGTTTGTATATGATAAGAGATGGAGTGAACCTATATGGTTAGGCGGGTTGGAGGGGACGTTGGGACCCGAATCAGAAGACAAGTTTGTCAGTGGTGTTTGTTGGAGACAACAAGTAAAGGAAGATGAATGCACACTTGTAGCTGGCGGATCTGATGGGGCTCTACAAGTTTATTTGGGAAAAAAGAAGgcctag